Proteins found in one Streptococcus mitis genomic segment:
- the metG gene encoding methionine--tRNA ligase, whose translation MSEKNFYITTPIYYPSGKLHIGSAYTTIACDVLARYKRLMGYDVFYLTGLDEHGQKIQQKAEEAGITPQAYVDGMAVGVKELWQLLDISYDKFIRTTDDYHEKVVAQVFERLLAQDDIYLGEYSGWYSVSDEEFFTESQLAEVFRDEAGNVTGGIAPSGHEVEWVSEESYFLRLSKYQDRLVEFFKSHPEFITPDGRLNEMLRNFIEPGLEDLAVSRTTFTWGVPVPSNPKHVVYVWFDALLNYVTALGYDQDEHANFDKFWNGTVLHMVGKDILRFHSIYWPILLMMLDIKLPERLIGHGWFVMKDGKMSKSKGNVVYPEMLIERFGLDPLRYYLMRSLPVGSDGTFTPEDYVGRINYELANDLGNLLNRTVSMINKYFDGQIPAYVEGVTDFDNALAQVAAESIADYHTHMEAVDYPRALEAVWTLISRTNKYIDETAPWVLAKDEALRDQLASVMSHLAASLRVVAHLIEPFMMETSRAVLTQLGLEEVASLENLKLADFPADVTVVAKGTPIFPRLDMEEEIAYIKEQMEGNKPAVEKEWNPDEVELKLNKEEIKFEDFDKVEIRVAEVKEVSKVEGSDKLLQFRLDAGDGEDRQILSGIAKYYPNEQELVGKKVQIVANLKPRKMMKKYVSQGMILSAEHDGQLTLLTVDPAVPNGSVIG comes from the coding sequence ATGTCTGAAAAGAATTTTTATATTACAACGCCGATTTACTATCCATCTGGTAAACTTCATATCGGTTCTGCCTACACAACTATTGCCTGTGATGTCCTAGCCCGTTACAAACGCCTGATGGGTTACGATGTCTTTTATCTGACAGGTCTTGATGAGCACGGTCAGAAAATCCAGCAGAAAGCAGAAGAAGCTGGTATCACACCTCAAGCTTATGTTGATGGGATGGCAGTTGGAGTCAAAGAACTCTGGCAATTACTAGATATCTCATACGATAAATTTATCCGTACAACGGATGACTACCATGAAAAAGTTGTCGCACAAGTCTTTGAACGCTTGCTGGCTCAAGATGACATCTATTTGGGTGAATATTCTGGTTGGTATTCAGTTTCAGATGAGGAATTCTTTACAGAAAGCCAGCTTGCAGAAGTTTTCCGTGACGAAGCTGGAAATGTAACCGGAGGAATCGCTCCGTCAGGACACGAAGTGGAATGGGTATCTGAAGAGTCTTATTTCCTTCGTCTTAGCAAGTACCAAGATCGTTTGGTCGAATTTTTCAAGTCCCATCCTGAATTTATCACGCCAGATGGTCGCCTGAATGAAATGCTTCGCAACTTCATCGAGCCAGGTTTAGAGGATTTGGCAGTTTCTCGTACAACCTTTACATGGGGTGTGCCAGTGCCATCTAATCCAAAACACGTTGTCTATGTTTGGTTTGATGCTCTACTCAACTATGTGACAGCTCTTGGCTACGATCAAGACGAACACGCTAACTTTGACAAGTTCTGGAACGGAACAGTCTTACATATGGTTGGAAAAGACATCCTTCGTTTTCACTCAATCTACTGGCCAATCCTTCTTATGATGTTGGATATCAAATTGCCAGAACGTTTGATTGGTCATGGTTGGTTTGTCATGAAAGACGGCAAGATGTCTAAATCTAAAGGGAATGTTGTCTATCCTGAAATGTTGATAGAGCGTTTTGGACTAGATCCACTTCGTTACTATCTCATGCGTAGCCTTCCTGTTGGTTCAGACGGAACCTTCACTCCAGAGGACTATGTAGGACGTATCAACTATGAATTGGCCAATGACCTCGGAAACCTCCTCAACCGTACGGTTTCAATGATTAACAAGTACTTTGATGGTCAAATCCCTGCCTATGTAGAAGGTGTAACAGACTTTGACAATGCTCTTGCTCAAGTAGCTGCTGAATCAATTGCTGACTACCATACACACATGGAAGCAGTTGACTACCCACGTGCCCTTGAAGCAGTCTGGACTCTGATCTCTCGTACCAATAAATACATCGATGAGACAGCTCCATGGGTCTTGGCAAAGGATGAAGCACTCCGCGATCAATTGGCAAGTGTCATGAGTCATTTGGCAGCCAGTCTGCGTGTTGTAGCTCACTTGATTGAGCCATTTATGATGGAAACCAGTCGCGCGGTCTTGACTCAACTTGGCTTGGAAGAAGTAGCAAGCCTTGAGAACTTGAAATTGGCTGATTTCCCTGCAGATGTGACTGTAGTTGCTAAGGGAACACCAATCTTCCCACGTCTGGATATGGAAGAAGAAATCGCCTATATCAAGGAACAAATGGAAGGTAACAAACCAGCTGTCGAAAAAGAATGGAATCCAGATGAAGTTGAACTCAAACTAAACAAGGAAGAAATCAAGTTTGAAGACTTTGACAAGGTCGAAATCCGTGTCGCAGAAGTCAAAGAAGTTTCTAAAGTTGAAGGTTCTGATAAGCTGCTTCAATTCCGCTTGGATGCTGGGGATGGAGAAGATCGTCAAATTCTTTCAGGAATCGCAAAATACTATCCAAACGAACAAGAATTGGTCGGCAAAAAAGTTCAAATCGTTGCTAACCTCAAACCACGTAAAATGATGAAGAAATATGTCAGTCAAGGGATGATTCTCTCAGCTGAACATGATGGACAATTAACCCTTCTTACAGTTGATCCAGCTGTGCCAAACGGTAGTGTAATTGGGTAA
- a CDS encoding ABC transporter permease — translation MQNLKFAFSSIMAHKMRSFLTMIGIIIGVSSVVVIMALGDSMSRQINKNMTKSQKNIHVFFSPIKSKDGSFTQKQSALTVSGKEEEVHVEPPKPQESWVREAAKLKGVDSYYVTNSTNITLSYKDKKVERASLTGGNITYMKAVENEIVAGRSLIAQDYKDVASVILLDQELANSLFGSAQEAVNQVIDVGGFSYRVIGVYTSDEAKTAKTFGIGGLPITTNISLANNFNMDEISDIVFRVNDTSLTPTVGPELARKLTEIAGLQQGEYQVADATAAFQEVQQLFGFITTIISAIAGISLFVGGTGVMNIMLVSVTERTREIGLRKALGATRANILIQFLIESMILTLLGGVIGLTIATGLTAIAGLLLQGLIAGIEVGVSIPVALFSLAVSASVGMIFGVLPANKASKLDPIEALRYE, via the coding sequence ATGCAGAATCTGAAATTTGCCTTTTCATCTATCATGGCTCACAAGATGCGCTCTTTTCTCACTATGATTGGGATTATCATTGGTGTTTCATCAGTTGTTGTGATTATGGCTCTGGGAGATTCCATGTCTCGTCAGATCAATAAAAATATGACCAAGTCACAGAAGAATATCCATGTCTTTTTCTCACCTATCAAAAGCAAAGATGGTTCTTTTACCCAAAAGCAATCAGCATTGACAGTTTCTGGGAAAGAAGAGGAGGTTCATGTTGAACCACCAAAACCACAAGAATCCTGGGTCAGGGAGGCGGCTAAACTGAAGGGGGTGGACAGTTATTATGTAACCAACTCAACAAATATCACCCTGTCTTATAAAGATAAAAAAGTGGAGCGCGCTAGCTTGACAGGTGGGAATATTACCTACATGAAGGCAGTTGAAAATGAAATTGTTGCAGGCCGCAGTCTCATAGCTCAGGATTATAAAGATGTGGCCAGTGTCATTTTACTAGACCAAGAACTTGCTAATAGCCTGTTTGGATCTGCTCAAGAAGCTGTTAACCAGGTTATAGATGTTGGTGGCTTTAGCTATCGTGTTATTGGTGTTTATACCAGCGATGAGGCCAAGACTGCCAAGACATTTGGTATTGGTGGACTTCCAATTACGACTAATATTTCTCTTGCCAATAACTTCAATATGGATGAAATTTCTGATATTGTCTTCCGTGTCAATGATACCAGTTTGACACCAACAGTGGGACCAGAATTAGCTAGAAAATTGACCGAGATTGCTGGTCTTCAGCAAGGGGAGTATCAGGTGGCAGATGCGACTGCAGCCTTCCAAGAAGTACAACAACTGTTCGGCTTTATAACTACGATTATTAGTGCCATTGCAGGAATTTCACTTTTTGTTGGAGGGACTGGTGTTATGAACATCATGCTGGTTTCGGTGACAGAGCGTACCCGTGAGATTGGTCTCCGTAAGGCTTTGGGTGCAACACGTGCTAATATTTTAATCCAGTTTTTGATTGAATCCATGATTTTGACCTTGCTTGGTGGAGTCATTGGTTTAACCATTGCGACAGGCTTAACAGCTATAGCTGGTCTACTCTTGCAAGGATTGATAGCTGGTATAGAAGTAGGAGTATCAATCCCAGTTGCTCTATTTAGTCTTGCAGTTTCGGCTAGCGTGGGTATGATTTTTGGAGTTTTGCCAGCCAACAAGGCATCGAAACTTGATCCAATTGAAGCCCTTCGTTATGAATAA